The Mesomycoplasma hyopneumoniae J genome contains the following window.
AGATTCGATATGGTAAATTTCGATAACTAAAAAGTTGCTGTGAAAAAAGGATAATATGATGTGGGCAAGTCATCGGACGCGGAATTAGCTCCTCGTTTTCAATTTTTAAGCCTTTAAACATATCATCGCGATAATGTAATAAATGTCCGGAAATTTTATATAATTCCTTATGGCCAAAATGGGGCGTAAGAACCTCTTTAAATCCGTAATTACGGTCAAATTCAAGAATTTTTTGGCGAATTTTATTATAAATTCGCATTCCATTTTCAAGTCAAACTGGAAAACCATGGCCAAAATAAGAACTAAATGTAAACAGTTTTAATTTTGCCCCGATTTTTCGATGATCTCTTTCTTGTCTTTCTTGTAAAATTCCAAGAAATTTATCAAGATTTTCTTTTGAATCTCAACTAGTTCCATAAATTCGGGTTAACTGTTTGTTTTTAGAATCACCTTTTCAATAAGCGCCGGCAATTTTTAAAAGTTTAAAATTTTGAATTTTTCCTAGAGATTCAAGATGATTTCCATAACATAAGTCTTCAAAAAGTATGTTGTTTTTACTATCAACTATTGAAAAATAAGTGATTTTTTCACCTTTTTTTTCTAGGTCATTTTTTAATTCCGCTTTATAAATTTGATTTTGAAAATCAAGGTTCTTCCCATCGGTTTCAACAATCTTTAGATTTTTTGAAACCAACTTTTTCATTAATTTCTCAATTTTTGGAAAATCAGATTGCGAAATTGAGACTGAAAGATCAAAATCATAATAAAAACCATCATCAAAAACAGGGCCAATTCCAAATTTTACACCCGGATAAAGAATTTTAATTGCTAATGCTAAGAGGTGTGAACTTGAATGATTTAATTTATAGTCAATTTTTAAGTCCATAAATTATAATCCTATTTTTTCTTTGATTTTTTCAAAGTTAGAAACAGCAACTTCTTTTGCTTTTTTAGCGCCTTTTTTTGCATAAATCTCGACTAAATCGAGATTTTTTTGATATTTTTCTTGTAAATCTCTTAAAAATTCAGCAACTATTATCCCAACTTTTTGTTTTAAAAACTGGTAAGATTTTCCCTCAAAAAACGCCTGAGTTTCATCAACTGGTATTCCAGTAAGTCCCATAAAAATGTTTAAAAGATTGGCAACTCCAGGTTTTGCAAAATTAAAATTAACTTCATTATAAGAATCTGTTTGTGCTTTTTGAATTTTTTGATATGCCTCATCAGGACTGTCTGTTAAAAAAATAGTCGAATTTTTTGATTGAGTAGATTTGGACATCTTTTTTTCTGGATCAGTTAGCGACATAATTTTCTGTGTTCTTTCAGAAATTATTGTTCTTGGAATTTTAAAGTCGGTTTTATAAATTTTATTAAATCTTTGGGCAATTTTCCGCACTAATTCAAGATGTTGCAACTGATCAGCACCAACTGTTACA
Protein-coding sequences here:
- the thrS gene encoding threonine--tRNA ligase, which translates into the protein MDLKIDYKLNHSSSHLLALAIKILYPGVKFGIGPVFDDGFYYDFDLSVSISQSDFPKIEKLMKKLVSKNLKIVETDGKNLDFQNQIYKAELKNDLEKKGEKITYFSIVDSKNNILFEDLCYGNHLESLGKIQNFKLLKIAGAYWKGDSKNKQLTRIYGTSWDSKENLDKFLGILQERQERDHRKIGAKLKLFTFSSYFGHGFPVWLENGMRIYNKIRQKILEFDRNYGFKEVLTPHFGHKELYKISGHLLHYRDDMFKGLKIENEELIPRPMTCPHHIILFSQQLFSYRNLPYRISEQSRLYRYEKSGALLGLERVRAMDLTEGHIFVSKSQIFSEISHLFQMISEVLDFFKVQIFYISFSKRDPKNKDKFFQDDQMWEQAEADLKQFLDQNKINYIEKIGEAAFYGPKIDFQVKTALNKELTISTLQLDFLLPEKFKISFINEYNKKETPILIHRGLIGTYERFIALLLEQSKGNLPFWISPKQIIVIPVAEKHNDFAQKIHKILFDLGFNSEIDLRSERISRKIREANLEKINFQVIIGDEEITKNEITYRKFGSPELFRISLVDFVDLLKNSEKNV
- the trpS gene encoding tryptophan--tRNA ligase: MKKRLVTGITATGKLTLGNYLGSIKPSLDLQNEYENFIFVADLHALTLPIDPKELAENRKSIFAFYLACGFDPEKTVLFFQSEISQHSELFWLLQSETTIGELSRMTQFKDKARLKQDNNTEKIPTGLLTYPILMAADILLYNPDFVTVGADQLQHLELVRKIAQRFNKIYKTDFKIPRTIISERTQKIMSLTDPEKKMSKSTQSKNSTIFLTDSPDEAYQKIQKAQTDSYNEVNFNFAKPGVANLLNIFMGLTGIPVDETQAFFEGKSYQFLKQKVGIIVAEFLRDLQEKYQKNLDLVEIYAKKGAKKAKEVAVSNFEKIKEKIGL